The sequence TCTTGATCCGCTGAAGGCTCGCCACCATCATCATCCAACTTAAATTCAACAGCAACGCCCTCAAGCAGTAAGCGATGAAAGGCTCGGTTATTAGTAACAAGGTCGAGGCTTTCAGGTTTACTAATTTTACTCAATACTTGTTCAAAGCAGTTTTCCAGCACTTGTGCGGGTAAGTGCGGGTTGATCTTCTCAAATACTTGCCGCAAGTCATTTTCTAAAATCGTCTGAGCATAGTCGCGGCGCTTTGGGTTTGAACCGTCAGGTGCGATATCAGGACCATGCAATACATCCCAGCCACCTTCGCGAAACCAATCTAAACAGAGGTTTTCTAATTGTTCTTCATTCATCGTTCATCTCCGCTTTTCTTAGCCAAGCGTTTTTTAATCTCACGGTCAAAGTCTGATTCAATCTTTTGCTGTTTGTTGAATTGCTCATACTCCTCATGGGCTTTTTGCTCAGCCTGCTTGCGTGAAATATTGCCGTAACCGTCTAAAATATTGTATTCATTAAAGGCCAAAAATTTATTCACGCTTTCGCTAAAGCCTTCCATGGTAAAGGCATTTCGTCGCTCGATAATGCCTTCTATGTAGTCAAAAAATGCACCTACGGCACGTTCCAGCTTCTTAATATCGGCTTCGCTTAAATAGTTTTTGGCAATAACGGTGTCTGACTTTAAAACACGGCCTGCTGGGGCGTTTTTATAAGTGCTCATACCCATTAACGGTTTGCTGGCATCGGCGTGGTTAGCAATCATTTCTGCAGCGGTGTGGCCAGTAATGGCAAAGTGAAACTTATCTTGCACATGGGCATAAAACAGGCGCGTGGTTTCCGACTTTGGGTCGTAATCCATACTGCACTCGGCAAAAATATCGGTGATCTGTTGGTAAACACGCCGCTCGCTGGCGCGTATGGAGCGCACGCGTTCCAGTAGCTCTTTAAAGTAGTCTTTACCAAAGTATTGACCGTTTTTTAGGCGCTCATCATCCATGGCAAAGCCTTTGATGATGTACTCTTTGATTAAGGCCGTCGCCCAAATGCGAAATTGGGTGGCTTGCGCCGAGTTTACGCGATAACCCACCGAGATTGCCGCGTCTAGGTTGTAGTATTTGGTCTGGTAGGTTTTGCCGTCGTCGGCAGTTGTTTCCAAAATGGAAATAACTGAATATTCGACTAACTCGTTGCTTTCAAAGATGTTTTTTAGGTGTTTAGAGATCCCCGGCACACCGACTCCAAACAATTCCGCCATACGCTTTTGGGTGAGCCACAGGGTCTCGTTATTGAGCAATACCTCCACTTTTACTTCGCCGCTGGGGGCGGTGTAAAGCAAAAACTCGGTGCTTTGGTCTTGTAGGCTAAGGGCATTATTGGGTTTTAGGGGTTTATCGCTCATACATTGCTCACTACTTCCCAGTGGCCGGTTTTGTCCGAACCGCTTCGGGTTAATTTTCCCGCTTGTTGCAGCTTTGTAATGGCGCGCCCAATGGTGCGAAGGTCTTTGCCCAGATTGTCGGCCATTTGTTGGCGTGTTATCTGTGGGTTTTGTTGAATTAACGCCAGTATTGCCTCGGGGGTTTTAAGGGCGGCGCTATTTTCGGGAGAATTTACAGGGGCGTTTACAGGGGCGTTTACAGGGGCGTTTTTGGACAAGGTCTGAGAGATAACCGATAACATAAAATGAATAAAAGGCGTACTTTGCGCTTGTTCGTCGGCCTGCTCTAGGGCCTGATAATACTGGTGTTGGCTATCTTTTATAACGCTTTCCAAGGGCAAGGCGAGAAATAAGGGATGCCATTTTGACAAAATCAGCGTTTGCCACAAGCGGCCCATGCGCCCGTTGCCATCGGTAAAGGGGTGGATGAACTCAAATTCGTAGTGAAACACGCAGCTGTTAATCAAAGGGTGGTGGCTTGATTGCTGTAGCCACCCCATCAAATCGGCCATCAATCCGGATACTTGATGCGCAGGCGGGGCGACATGGTGCACTGTTTTACCCTTGTGTATGCCCACGGCTTTATTGCGGAATTGACCCGCGTTTACGAGTATATCCGACATCATTAAGGCATGAGCTTGCAATAAATCGTCTGTACCTTCTGGGCTTAACTGTGGCAAGGCCTCATACGCTTTAATGGCCCCTTGCACTTCGGCCAATTCACGGGCGCTGCCCATCACCGGCTGCCCATCGACAATGGCGGTGATCTGTTCTTCTGTCAGTGTATTGCCTTCAATGGCCAGAGTGCCGGTAATGGTTTTAATGCGGTTTTGCTTGCGCAGCTGGGGTGAGGCATCAAATGCGCGGGCGTTGAGCATCCCCACCTGCTCGCTGATGGTCGCCACCAGATTGAGAATATCTGCGGTGATCGTAAAAGGTGGGGTATAGCTCATGCGTTGGCCTCACTGGTTTCCTCATTTAAGGTTGAGAGGTCGATTTCGCCGGAGAGGAGCTTGGGTAGGAGAGTGTTCCTTAACTCTTGCAAATATGTCTTTTCACTATTTAAATTCATAATAAATGGATAAAAGCTTTTGGTCTTTTTTGAAAATTTTTCTCTTAGATCTTTTGGTGGCAGTGAGAACGGAAATTTCATTATGGCATCTTTATCACCACGGGGCATTTTTGCCCCTTTGGACGTTGTCATCATGTACTCAAAAAAACGGTCTTGGTAAACAAGGTTATAGACAAATTCGGTTTCTTTTTTTTCTAGGCTAGAGAACCCTAGAACATCAGCTGAACGCCCCCCATTAAAAGTCGCTAACCATATTTTTTTGAAATAGGGTCTAATATTAGAAATTAAAATATCGCATTTATGAAATGCTGGAACTGTGTTTACTGTCGGTAGGTTGGATGCTGAGGTAATTCCCTTTCTATTCTCAAGCATATTTTCAGTTGATATGTAATGATCTAAATCCAGAGAAGAAACTTGTATTCGCTCTGAAGTAAATTGCAATACATCTTGTAGAGTTCCTTTTTCCCATCCCTCCGGTATCTCCCCAAGCTCAGACTCCTGCATCCTTGATGGAAACAAAGCGGCGGTTTGGGCGAGTTGTTGGTAGGTTGCTCCCGGCATCCGGCCTCCTGCGACATTTGCATCTCCTTCGGCAGCGGCTCCTTGCGCTGCTCTACCTCCTGCATCCATGCAGTCGTGTGCGTCACGGTCTAGGTTGCTTTGTTTAAGCTCGGCTAATGCTTCAAGGCTAAGTGAGGAAATAACACTCATGGCGGCGAGTTCGGCCTCTTCGGCACTGCCGCCCGATTCCAGTACGGCTATTTTGGCTTTGACGGGATCGAAATCGACAAACCAGCTTTTGAATATGGCTTGGGCGATGGCTTCTAGGGTTTGGTTTGTTTGGGTGTTTAGTTGGGTTTTGTTTGCCAAATTTGACAGAACTTTCGCAATACGCTCCTCGTGATATGGGAGCCTTGGTATATTCAAAGCCTTTAGAACTGGAATCCGTACGTTACTCACAGTAGACCCTGTACCTTCATTCCATGAAATCTGATGCTGAACAAATGGCGACTGTAGCGCCCAGAATAAATACTCCCCACAAATCTCTGATTTTGGCCTAAGTAATACCTGTCGTTGACCAAGGCAACATTGGATACCTTCAGGAATAAGACAAACCTCTCCCATTGGTGCTTCTCTGGTAAAAATAATATCGCCCGCTTGCGGTTTGGCTCGTTTTATTCTACTTAAATAACCCTCTTTATTTGTAAAGCTTGGAGTACTAAGACTCAAAGTACCATTTTTAATATTCTGATTTCTAGTAACAATATAGCCTTCATCCGTCCATTTAGGCGTTGAATGAGGGCAATCTATTATCAACTCACACATAGACTCTAACGTGACGGTACTAGCACTCATAGCCAATCCCCGCCAAGTTCTCCTTAATCGCTTTCTCCAATGTGTCTGATTCTTCAAATTGCGCTTTCAACAAGGCTGTGAGTCGTTGCATTTTTTCTGGAAAGGCTTCTCCATCGTCTTCTACATCGGCCGCACCTACATAACGACCGGGGGTTAGTACAAAGTCGTGTTTTTCCATCGACACTCCCGGTTTCCTGCCTCCCGTGTCACTAGCGCGTCCTTGCGCGTCGTCGTCAAATATCGGTACGCTGGCGCAGAAACCTTTCTCGTCTTGATAGCCGTCACCTTGCTGCCACGCATGAAAGGTGTTGGTGATGGTGGCGATGTCGTCGGTGGTGAAGTCGCGCAGTACTCGGTCTTTCATAAAGCCTAGGTTACGGGCGTCAATAAAGAGTGTTTGTCCGCGTCTGTCGCGTTTTTCTGAATTCCCGCTCTGGCTCCCATGCTCTGCCTGTGCACCCGTGCCGCGCTTGTTCTTAGTCAAAAACCAAATACACGCAGGGATTTGGGTGTTGGTAAACAGTTGGCCGGGCAATGCCACCATGCATTCCACTAAATCGGCTTGTATTAAGGCTTTGCGAATTTGACCTTCGTTGTTGGTGTTGGAGCTCATGGAGCCATTGGCCAGTAACAGGGCCATGGAGCCGTTGTCGTTGAGGTGGTGCAGCATGTGCTGTATCCAACCGTAGTTGGCGTTGCCTTGGGGAGGTGTGCCGTACTTCCAGCGCACGTCGCCTTCTAATTTGGCGTGCCACCAGTCTTTGATATTAAACGGCGGGTTGGCCATAACAAAGTCGGCGCGTAGGTCGGGGTGTTGGTCGTCTAAAAAGGTGTCGGCGTTTTTTTTGCCAAAGTTAAAGTCGATGCCGCGAATGGCCATGTTCATGGCGGCCAGCTTCCAGGTGGTGGGGTTGCTCTCTTGGCCGTAGACGGAGATATGTTTTTTTTGTTCGGCGGCGTTGTAGTGTTTTTCGTCTTCGTGGGCTTCGATGAATTTATCGTTACTCACAAAAAAACCACCGGCGCCCATGGCGGGGTCGTAGACGCGGCCTTGGTAGGGTTGCAGCATTTCTACAATTAATGTAACGATGCTTTTAGGGGTGTAATATTGGCCGCCCTGTTTGCCTTCGGCGAGGGCGAACTGGCCTAAAAAGTATTCGTACACATGACCGAGTATGTCTTTGCTGTGTAGGTCGAGTTTTTGGCCCTTGTATTCGGGGTTGCGAAAGCTGGTGTCGGAGAATTTGTTGATGAGCTCGGTAAGCGTGCTGTTGTCCACTTCAAAGCGGGTGATTCTTGGCAGTACGCCTTTGAGTTTTGGGTTGGCGAGTTTGTCATCGACTTTGTAGGTTTCGATTTGTTCTAGGGCGTTATCGACTAACCAATTAATTGAGCGCAGTTTAGCGTCAATACCGCTGGCGTCTTGCCACAATACGCTACCTATAGCCAGTGCGGCGCTTTCTTTAATAAAGCTCCATCGGGCCTGTTTGGGCACCCAAAATACATTCTCGGAGACGTAGTATTCATTTTGTTCCATCTCCTCATTAACGGCTTGTTGGTAGGCTTCGTCGCTGTCGTAGTCTTCCCTTGGCATGTAGTAGATATTGTCTTCGCCATTGGCTGCGGGGGCAGCTTCGGTAAACAGCTTGCGCAAGTCAGTTTGGCGCTCGTCGAAGGCGTCGGACACGTATTTTAAAAAGATCAAGCCCAGTACAACGTGTTTGTAGTTGGCGGCGTCTAGGTTGTTGCGTAGTTTGTCGGCGGCTTTCCAGAGTTTATCGTCCAGCTCTTTTAAAAATTGTTGTTCGGCGTTGTTCATGCTTTTACTCATGTTCGGGATCTCTTAAATTCTTAACATTCGGTGTTGTAACCAGGGGCGATAGCTAAATTATCGACCCCGTACAGTGTTTGTTGGTTCTTGAGCCAGAGGTGATTTTCTGGCCCATCTAATTGATGTTCTTTTGAGCAATCCACATTCCAGCGACGTAAAACATAGCCCGCTACAGCTGCGCGAACTTGCAGCGCCAGCATCACACCATCCTCGCCTCTATCTTGATCTAAGTCATCTTTCGCTGGCTGCATGTCGTACTCAAATGCGATGGTTTCTGGATGCGTTAATCGAGGGTGCGGCACAATGTGTAAATCAACAATACGATTCCATTGATTATCGGCAGCCTTGGTTTGCGCTTCTGGAATCGCTTCATCGATAAGTTGTGGTGCTTCAATACGGTTAACAACAAAATCAGCAAAGCGATCACGAGCTCTGTCGTAACCTCTAACATGCCAACGCAGGCCGTTATCAATCAATGCGAAAGGCACAATTTCGCGCTCGTTTGAACCGCTGGATAGTGAGCGGTACTTGATTTTCAAAGCTTGGCTGTTGTGTATGGCTCGGGTGATATGAGCTAATGTTTGTATGTTTGGGTAGTTAAGCTGTGTTGGTGCTTCGCAGGTGACGATGGATTTTTGAGTGCCTACAAAGTCATCACCAAAGCCATGCAGTAGCGCTGCTAATGTTTGGCTGCATGAATACTCAAAGAGTGGCGAAAAACCATCTCGCTGAATATAGGTTTTAGCTTTGGTGTCGTATTCGATGTTTTTGGAGGCGAGCTCTTTATATAAAGAAAGGTCTCGTGAGGCGGCTGCTTCCTTAATGCCAAAACGTGATACCAGATCAGTGCGGTTAACCGAGCCTAGAAAGTAGAGCTTGAAGTCTATATGGAATAGACGCTCCCTTTGGGCTTGGCTAACTTTCTCTAACTGCGCTCTAGGCAGTGCTAGCTGATCCTGTTTATTGTTGTTAGCAGTGGGCGACATTCGATTCCCTGTTTAGTGGCAATATTTGTGATCTCTTGATGCTGAGCCTTTTATAGAGTGTGCAAAGCCATTAATAACACTTGATAGTTACATGCGACTGATTAGTAGTCTGTATTTGTAAATGATAATGTAGTGCGTGTCAATATGATGACCACATCTGTTTTGATGGTTATTTGTTGATTCCTTTCGCCCAACTAATTAACCCAACAAACCTTTTGATTGGTCCGATAATAAACTACTGATTTTAAAGGGTTCTCTGTTCTCTGGTCATGGTTGGGGCCTGAGGGATGGGGAGAGGGAGAGAGAGTATTCGGCAATTCAGAGAACATTTGCCTTGGATAGTTTGAGATTAAGAAGGGCTAGAAGTCCGTAAAGCCTTGCGGCATAAGGCCTGTAGCGTGGGTCTCAGGCAATAAAAAACCCCAACCCTTTCAGGTTGAGGTTTTGGTTTGGTGGAGGCGGGGGGATTTGAACCCCCGTCCGTCAGCTCTCTCTCCGCGGCTCTACATGCTTAGTTTCCGTCAATTGGTTTTAACTCCTCTACAGCCCGGCGGGCAGGACGTAGTGAGCGAGTTCGCTTAAGGTTTCGCAATGTTGTCACGATCAAAACAACGCAGCTATCCAGTTCTATATGACAGTCAGTAGCGCGATACTGGCACCTTGCTAAAGACCGCTAGCGGCGAACCACTAGTTGGTGTTTTACAAGCTACTTACGCAGCGAGTTGAGCACCGTAGTTGTCATCATTGGCAACTGTAAGATTGCAGCTTTGGATTAACGTGATTGGCTACCATCACGACATGCACCTTGGGCTTTGATACCGGCGTCGAATCCTAATCGCCCCCGGAAACTCGCTTTCACGAGTTAGCTAAGCAGTATAACTGATTATGGCGAGTGTATGTAGCGATTACGTATCTGGCGGGGAGTGTGTTGCTTATGGGTTTTGCATGATGCGTTGTTTTTGTTTGTTCCAATCGCGCTCTTTTTCAGTTTGGCGTTTATCGTGTTGCTGCTTGCCTTTTGCAATGGCAATTTCACACTTTACCAAGTGTTGTTTCCAGTACATGGCAGTGGCGACGATGGTGTGGCCTTTCTGGGTGGTGGCTTCGTACAGTTTGGTGAGCTCTTTGCGGTGCATAAGCAATTTGCGCGAGCGTGTTGGGTCTGTTACGAAGTGGGTAGAGGCTTGGGGAAGTGGCTGGATTTGGGCGCCTTGGAGCCATGCTTCGCCTTTGTGAAAGTTGACGTAGCTTTCGGTGAGTTGCCCGTGCCCTGCGCGCAAGGCTTTTACTTCCCAGCCGGATAAGGCAATGCCTGCCTCAAAGCGATCTTCAATGAAGTAGTCGTGTCGGGCTCGGCGATTTTGCGCAATGGTATTACTGCTTGTTTTTTTCTTTTTGGCCATAGCCGCGGATTATAGGGGCTGGATGGCAATGTCGCTAGCACAATCGCGATAGCGGTGTATTCGAGCCTTAACTTTAATGGGTGTTTACCGCTACAATCAGCGACTTTAGTGAATCCGATAATAATTTCCTCTGGGGGGAGTAATGGATCAACGAAAGATGCATGGCGTGTGGGCTAACCGCTGGACGTTTATTCTCGCGGCCACAGGCTCTGCCGTGGGGTTGGGTAATATTTGGAAGTTTCCGTATATTGCCGGCGAGAACGGCGGCGGTGCTTTTGTGCTGGTGTATTTGATTTGTATTGCGATTGTGGGTATTCCGGTGATGATGGCCGAAGTGCTGATTGGTCGACGTGGGCGGATGAGCCCCATTAATGCAATGCGCTATGTTACGAAAGAGGCGGGTTTGCATGGTAGCTGGACGGCTATCGGTTGGATGGGTGTGCTCGCAGGCCTAATGATTATGTCCTTTTACAGTGTGGTAGCAGGATGGGCGCTTAATTATATTTTTACGACCGGTTCTGGCACTTTTAGCGGTGTAAACGGTGAGCAAGCGGGTGAACTGTTTGGTGGTTTGCTGGGTGATAAAGGCGGCCAAGTACTGTGGCACAGTGCGTTTGTCTTGCTGACGCTTGGCGTGGTTGCGGCAGGTGTGACTAAAGGTTTGGGCATGGTTGCGCGGGTGCTCATGCCGTTCTTGTTTGTTGTTCTGATTATTTTGTTGGCTTATGGCTTTATAAAGGGCGATTTCGCGGCAGCCTTTCAGTTTTTGTTCGATTTCAAATTCGATAAATTGAGCTGGTCTGGTGTGCGTATTGCGCTTGGGCATGCCTTTTTTACCCTTAGTTTGGGGATGGGCGCGATTATGGCGTATGGCGCGTACATGCCACGGCATGCGAGTTTAGGGCGTACGATTATTACAGTGGGCGTACTTGATACGGTTGTTGCGCTGGTAGCGGGCTTGGCTATTTTCCCTATTGTATTTGCGACGGATGGCTTGGTTCCTTCAGAAGGGCCTGGGCTAATGTTTGTTAGTTTGCCTGTAGCTTTTGGAAATATGCCGGGCGGCCAAGTGTTTGGTACGTTATTTTTCTTGTTGGTGTCGGTAGCTGCGTGGAGTTCGGCGGTATCGTTAATTGAGCCGGGTGTTGCGTGGTTAGCCGAGACAAAGCGGTTTAATCGCGTTGCGTCTACGGTGTTGTTGACATCTGTGGCTTGGCTGGGCGGTATTGCGTGTATTTATAACGGGGCTATATTTGATGCGCTCGATTTCCTAACCTCACAAATTATGTTGCCCTTGGGCGGCTTATTTATCGCAATTTTTGTGGGTTGGTTAATGCGCCGGGCTATTGTATGTTCTGAAATGGACGCAGAGGGCCATCCCTTGTTTGATATTTGGTTGTTTGTTGTGCGTTACGTTTCACCGGCATTAATCGCGTTTATCATGATAGCGAGCCTCTACGATAAGCTTGTAAATTAATGGCGAAGCGTATTGAGCGTTCGGCGTTGGTGATGTTTAGCGCGGAACAAATGTTTGCGTTGGTCAATGATTTTGAGGCCTACCCTGAGTTTATGTCTGGCTGCGTGGGCGCAGAGCTGTTGGCGCGTGGCGAGAATTGGTTGGAGGCGCGTTTAGATTTAGAGATGGCGGGTATCCGGCAGTCTTTTGTTACGCATAACACGCTGCACGCCCCAGACTCTATGCATTTGCGCTTAGTCGACGGGCCATTTAAGTCGTTGGAGGGGCAGTGGGACTTTCAGCCTCTCTCGGAAGAGGCTTGTAAGGTAAGTTTCTGGATTGAGTTTGAGTTTTCCAATAGACTCGTCGCCCTTGCTGCGGGCAAGTTGTTTGAGCATGCAGCTTCTGAGCAGGTTACTGCGTTGTGTAATCGCGCTAAGCATATTTATTCATCGTGATAGTGCGTTGTTTTGCCGGCTATTTCGATACTTATATGGCATTTAGGTAATACAGATAATGAGCGATATTGAGCCTATTCGTGTGGAAGTAGCCTTTGCGTTACCCGATAAGCAGAAAATTGTGGAGTTGTTGGTTGCGCCGGGTACTACGGCGTTAATTGCAGTAGAAAAGTCGCGGATTAGCGATTTTTTTGCTGATTTAGATCTGGCCGCAGCAAAAATGGGTATTTTTGGGCAGGCATTGGGTACAAAAGGCCTGAAACAGCCCAGCGAGCATATTTTGCAAGAGGGGGATCGGGTAGAAATATACCGTCCGTTGATTGCCGACCCTAAAGAGGTTCGCAGAAGGCGAGCAGAGAAAAATAAAAAGGAAGCGTAAGTACGCTTCCTTTTGGGTATGCTTCGTCTAAGAGCGGGGCGTGCTTGTTAGGTGGCGGGGGTGCTTTCTACCGGTAAAGGCGCGCCTTCGGCGTTTATATCTACTGGTGTGTCATCTTCGTCGCCAGCAGTGTCCTCTGGCTTTTCAATGGGTTTCGGCTTACGTTTCTTTTTGTAGTCGCCTTCCCAGCGCTCTAGCAGGCCGTTTTCAAAATACACGGTGAAGTGATATTCACTCAGCTGGTCTTCTCCACGAATCATGGTGAAGTAGTAATCCCAGCGATCTGCATTGAAAGTATCGGCGATGAGTGGGTTCCCCATTAGGAAGCGGACTTGCTCGGGAGTCATGCCGACTTCGAGTTGCTCGACCTTTTCGGCGTCTATATGGTTGCCTTGCTGGATATATATGCGATAAACCCAAGGAAACTGCAGACGAGAACAGCCAGTTGCGGCAAAAAGCACTACGATCAAAAGTACAGTCTTTAAAACAAATTGCATGAGGGGGTTTCCGAAAATCTGTTGGCCGAGGATAATACCCGATCTGTTTATCACCTGAGAAGCCTAAAGGAGCATCTAAATGGCAGTAGAAAACCAAGAATTGCGCAAAGCAGGCCTAAAGGTCACGCTGCCGAGAGTTAAGATCTTACAAATCCTAGAAAATTCCGTGGATCGTCATCTAAGTGCAGAAGATGTTTATAAGCTGCTTTTAGAGGCGGGGGAAGATGTAGGCTTAGCAACAGTTTACCGTGTATTGACCCAGTTTGAGAGCGCCGGTTTGGTCGAGCGCCATAATTTTGATGGTGGCCATTCTGTATTTGAGTTAGATAGAGGTGATCATCATGATCATATGGTGTGTATCGAAACCGGTAAGGTCATAGAATTTCATAACGAAAAAATTGAGCAATTACAAAATGAAATTGCAGCAGCCCACGGCTACGAGATTACTGGCCATAGCTTGGTGTTGTATGTGAAGCCCTTAAAAAGCTAGGTGATGTTTAGCGGTTAAGGCAGGTTACAGTGTGATGTAACCTGCAGCTGTGCGTTATTTGAGCGCTTGTTAAAATCTTACTTTTCTTTCTTCTTTATATTATGTGTAGTTTCAGCTCTCAGCCTGTTGCTGTCAGCATTTCTTTCGCGTGGGCCAAGGAGTTTTTCGAGTCTACGTCTCCGCCCATCATTCGGGCTATTTCGGTGATTCGCTCTTGTTTGGAAAGCATTTTCATTGAGGAGATTGCGCCCAATTTTTTGTCCGTTTGTTTGCTCACAACCAAATGTTGGTGGCCTTTGCTGGCGACTTGAGCAAGGTGGGTAACGCAGAGTACCTGTGCGTTTTTGCCGAGCTCACGCAGTAGTTGGCCAACTTCATTGCCCGTTGTGCCACCTATGCCCACGTCCACTTCGTCAAAGACTAGGGAGGGGATGGTGGATGTTTGAGCTGTTACCACTTGAATGGCAAGGCTTACCCGAGACAGCTCTCCTCCCGATGCGACTTTGGATAAAGGCTTGGCAGGTTGGCCAGGGTTAGTGCTAATCAATAGTTCTACAGCTTCGCTGCCTCCAGCTGTAGGGGAGGTTGTTTGATGCAACGCGATGCTGAGTTTCGCGTGGTTCATAGCCAGCTGGGCGAGTTTGTCGTTTACTGCTTTGGCGAGTCGAGCACTCGCGAATTGACGTTGATCGCTGAGTTCAGTTGCGAGTTGTTGGTAAATTGTTAGGGCTTCTGCTCGTTGCGCTTCTAGAGATTCGATTTGATCGTCACCGCTTTGTAGCCCGCTAAGTTCGGCCGCTAATTCACGGTGCAATTGTTCTAGTTTTTCGGCCGGAATGCGGTGTTTGCGTGCGATTTCATAAATTGCGGTTAGCCGCAGCTCAACGTCTCCCAGCCGAGATTCATCTTGTTCGTGGCCGTCTAGAAAATGATCCAGTTCCGATTGCGCTTCTTGCAAATGAATAAGGGCGTTGTTTAGGAGTGATTCGGCTTCATGTAGTTTCTGAGGTTTATCTTGGAGGGTACTGAGTAAATGTAGCGCATTATTAAGGCGGTCTTGGATACCTTCGTCATCGCCGCATAGGCTGACAACATGTTGGCAATTGCCGTTAATGGTTTCGGCGTTTGCGAGGGTTCGCTGTTCTTGTTCTAGCTGGGCAAGCTCGTTTTCTTGTAAGGCAAGCTGGTTTAGTTCTTCTACTTGGTAATGTAGGAGTTGAAAGCGTGCATTCAAATCCTCGTTTTGTGTTTTGAGACTCTCGAGTTGGTAATTCACGCAGTGCCACGAATGAAACGTTTCTTTAACTTGCTTGGCTAGAGGCTTTAAGCCGCCAAAAGCGTCGAGTAAACGCTGGTGTGAGCGGCAATTGAGCAGTGATTGATGCTCATGCTGGCTATGAATATCGATAAGCATTTCGCCCAGCGTGCGCAGCTGGTTGAGAGTGACGGTTTGCCCATTAATAAACGCTCTGGA is a genomic window of Teredinibacter purpureus containing:
- a CDS encoding outer membrane protein assembly factor BamE, yielding MQFVLKTVLLIVVLFAATGCSRLQFPWVYRIYIQQGNHIDAEKVEQLEVGMTPEQVRFLMGNPLIADTFNADRWDYYFTMIRGEDQLSEYHFTVYFENGLLERWEGDYKKKRKPKPIEKPEDTAGDEDDTPVDINAEGAPLPVESTPAT
- a CDS encoding RnfH family protein, coding for MSDIEPIRVEVAFALPDKQKIVELLVAPGTTALIAVEKSRISDFFADLDLAAAKMGIFGQALGTKGLKQPSEHILQEGDRVEIYRPLIADPKEVRRRRAEKNKKEA
- the recN gene encoding DNA repair protein RecN; this translates as MLTHLHITDFTLVDHLDLELSRGLTTITGETGAGKSITLDALGLALGDRTDADKVRPGCSKADIHASFDISNLKFAQKWLEEHELTDGDDCILRRVITAEGRSRAFINGQTVTLNQLRTLGEMLIDIHSQHEHQSLLNCRSHQRLLDAFGGLKPLAKQVKETFHSWHCVNYQLESLKTQNEDLNARFQLLHYQVEELNQLALQENELAQLEQEQRTLANAETINGNCQHVVSLCGDDEGIQDRLNNALHLLSTLQDKPQKLHEAESLLNNALIHLQEAQSELDHFLDGHEQDESRLGDVELRLTAIYEIARKHRIPAEKLEQLHRELAAELSGLQSGDDQIESLEAQRAEALTIYQQLATELSDQRQFASARLAKAVNDKLAQLAMNHAKLSIALHQTTSPTAGGSEAVELLISTNPGQPAKPLSKVASGGELSRVSLAIQVVTAQTSTIPSLVFDEVDVGIGGTTGNEVGQLLRELGKNAQVLCVTHLAQVASKGHQHLVVSKQTDKKLGAISSMKMLSKQERITEIARMMGGDVDSKNSLAHAKEMLTATG
- the fur gene encoding ferric iron uptake transcriptional regulator — translated: MAVENQELRKAGLKVTLPRVKILQILENSVDRHLSAEDVYKLLLEAGEDVGLATVYRVLTQFESAGLVERHNFDGGHSVFELDRGDHHDHMVCIETGKVIEFHNEKIEQLQNEIAAAHGYEITGHSLVLYVKPLKS
- a CDS encoding type II toxin-antitoxin system RatA family toxin yields the protein MAKRIERSALVMFSAEQMFALVNDFEAYPEFMSGCVGAELLARGENWLEARLDLEMAGIRQSFVTHNTLHAPDSMHLRLVDGPFKSLEGQWDFQPLSEEACKVSFWIEFEFSNRLVALAAGKLFEHAASEQVTALCNRAKHIYSS